One bacterium genomic window, TTGCGACGGATCAAGGATTGGTCGGATGACCAACAGGGGCAGTTGCGCTTCGTGACTCGCTGGAAACAGCCCTACGACATCGAGCAGATGCTCGAGCACGCCATCGTGCACATCCTGCGCCACCGTCGCCAACTCGAACGCTGGCGTGACGCGCCGGCGGCGTAACGGCGGTCACGTCCGACAGTCCTTGCCGAAAACCAGGCGTCCGATCCAGCGACGGTGGCGCGCGACAAACCGATAGCCCCATTCGACCAGATTACGGATGACCGGGCGCGTCATGATCCAACTCACACGACGGTGGCCAATCTCCCCGAGGATGAAGGCGACCGCCGCGCCTCCGCTCAGGAGTCGTCCTTCCGGGGTCATCACGTGCACCGCCGCGCGGCAGGCGGCCCGCACTTCCTCGGTCATCGGCGGTGATGGCGCCTGCTGGTAGGGGAGAGGGCGGAATCGACCCTGCCAATCGCGTCGTTCGACCCAGGACACACAGCGACGGCAGAATGCGCAGTCGCCATCCCAGAACAGCCAGAGCCGAGTCTCGTCCGATCCACCGTTGCGCATGATCTGTTGCCGCCCGCGGGCCGTGCGTCTATCTTCGCGACGCGCCGACACCGGCCATGGCAGAATAACCGATGCGGGGGCAGCGATGAAAACGATAGTTCGTTCGACACTGGCGATGTTGTTGGCGGCCGCGACGGTCGTCGCCCAACCGCCGATCGACACCCTGCATTTCGCCCGCCCTCTCGCGGTCGAAGGCGGCATCCCCGGGCTGTACCGCTGGGGACACTCCGCTCAGTCCGACACG contains:
- a CDS encoding DUF393 domain-containing protein encodes the protein MRNGGSDETRLWLFWDGDCAFCRRCVSWVERRDWQGRFRPLPYQQAPSPPMTEEVRAACRAAVHVMTPEGRLLSGGAAVAFILGEIGHRRVSWIMTRPVIRNLVEWGYRFVARHRRWIGRLVFGKDCRT